Within Oncorhynchus keta strain PuntledgeMale-10-30-2019 chromosome 3, Oket_V2, whole genome shotgun sequence, the genomic segment ACCTCTGCTTCATTAGACACTTCAGCCCAGAGACTGGGACTGAATGGCCCTGTGTCGTACTCAACCCTATCATAAGCCTGTCATAAGCCTGTCATAAGCCTGTCATAAGCATGACATAAGCGATAATGTGCTTGATGTAGCTGTGACCTACTCAGTTTGAAGCCAGGGTGTCTGTACGCCGTAGGATTGTGCTAGCCCAGTGAGCTAAAGCCTAGAGACCAGGTCTAGGAGCTAACCCAAGTCAtcaggtctcaggcaaggttactcTAATGTaaaatgtctctctctgtaggcAGAATATGGAGGAGTGGagcagggaggagaaggaggagaagtaAGTGACAAGCAACCACACTATTTATGTTTTCTTTATGCAGAAGATGGTGATATGACATCATTAttgattatctctctctctctctctctctctctcagggcggTTACTAGTCATTCCAGGGACCTCTTCTCCCCAGCCCTCCGTTGGTCCCTCGCCCTGCTGTTCCAGACTTCCAGATGTTCTATTTATTTTGTTGTGACTTTATGGAACCAAACCAGATACAGACTCTTCCAGATAACTCTATACACCTCCTGATACCCCATGAGACCCtcttctgcccccccccccactgtgTTCTGCCCCATGTAGCTCCCCGCCTTTGTGTCGTTGCTGTCATGTTGTTACCCCTGGTGTTATATTCTCCCTCACACCTCCCAATACCCTATCAAGAGacctgcacacacgcacacacacacacacacacacacacacacacacacacacacacacacacacagagtagatGTTATCAGCCGGATCACTAAGATAGACGTCTGAAAAGGACCCAGGTGTGTGGATATAGGCCTTCGTTGGTGCTCAtcaaaggagaagaagaaggattGACCAGATCTGGGCGTGACCCTGTTATGCTCAGAGCGTGCGGTTCAGATTACTACGCCACCACAATTGTTCCAGCAAGCCGCGGAATTAATGCGGCACAAATAGACGTTCATCCATAATACGTGGAAATCCGAAAGGAAACTCCAGCCAGCAGACAGCTGCGATGATTATTCAGGATGACAGAACCACAGAGATCATATCTGattgtagtatgtgtgtgtgtgtgtgtgtgtgtgtgtgtgtgtgtgtgtgtgtgtgtgtgtgtgtgtgtgtgtgtgtgtgtgtgtgtgtgtgtgtgtgtgtgtgtgtgtgtgtgtgtgtgtgtgtgtgttagactcGTCAGATAGTAGGGCAGTTCAGGAGTGTTCTGTCCACGAGAGGCTGCTGTAGGGACCCGTGCAAtgaacagagtgtgtgtgtgcatttgtttgGGTAtgtttgggtatgtgtgtgttagagtgtgtttCAGACATGCCAGAAAGCAATACAGGTGTTCTGTTAGTTAGTGTGTCCCTTGTTAGAAATGGCATAGTCTGAGAGGAAGAAAGTTCCTGCAAAGACTGGGAATCACACAACAACAGAAGCTATCAATATACGCAGTACTTTACAATGGATTTGGTCTAGCCTGGGTGTAGTCTGGGTCTAGTTCTGCCCTGGGTCTGCTGGCAGGGTTGGAAGGGATGAAAGCAGAATGCGATACCTGTGGATCCTGATGTTGTGAAGGGAAATTTCCCTGTTATAGTAATACCACCGAGCaatagtcagacagacagggagggggtTGTCATAGTAATACCACCGAGCaatagtcagacagacagagggttGTCATAGTAATACCACCGAGCaatagtcagacagacagggggttgTCATAGTAATACCACCGAGCaatagtcagacagacagagggttGTCATAGTAATACCACCGAGCaatagtcagacagacagagggttGTCATAGTAATACCACCGAGCaatagtcagacagacagggggttgTCATAGTAATACCACCGAGCaatagtcagacagacagagggttGTCATAGTAATACCACCGAGCAATAGTCAGAGAGACATGAGGTTGTCATAGTAACACCACCGAGCAATAGTCAGAAAGACAGGGGGTTGTCATAGTAACACCGCCGAGCAATAGACAGACGGACAGGGGGTTGTCATAGTAACACCTCCGAGCaatagtcagacagacagggggttgTCATAGCAACACCACCGAGCaatagtcagacagacagggggttgTCATAGAAGAGCATCCCACACAGGGAATGCTGAGAAATTGATTTTAAATTCGATTTTTGATTCTCACAACAAGAGTCAATGGTTAACGACAGCTGCTCCTGTCATCAACCATCTCAGAACAAGCCTGggacagagtgtgtgtttgtgtgtgttatttctttgAGACCAATGGAAACTAATGACTGCATGTTGCCTTATTATGCActcaaattcacacacacacacacacacactggtacctGCACAAACCCCAGATCCATACACACAGCACACTCATAAAGcacacaaacaaaaacataaacactcCCACACCACGTTTAATTTGGCATCGAAGCGGACTTGTTGATTTTATAAACAGTACCAGTGAATTAAAGACGGTTTTGTTGAAATCCAAACTTCCGTGTCGTCTTCATTTCTCCATTTGAGTGACTAATTATGATGCAGTTTATAATAGTATGTATGCCCTATGTTACCATGGAGATATTGTGGTACCATCCTGGACATTTTTCTTTGCCCTCTGCAAGTCTTAGCAATGTtttctgtgtgtgagcgtgcgtgtgtgcgtgtgtgcgtgcgtgtgggctCCCAGGGGTTTAGCCAGGCTCTTTGTTCTCCTCCACAGGTACACTATGAGGTCACTCCCTCCATCGGCATGCTGGGagctgacagggagacagaggggtcAAGAGAGGTCAGAAAAAAAAGCCAACTTAGAACCTCTTGCGTCAGTGTTCTAGAACTCCCAGTCTTAGTGTTTTAAGTGATCCTTCGGGACGACATATCACCAGCCCAATGTTCCATTCTAACCACGAGATTTCCAAACTGCTCTAAGAACACTCTCTGATCCAACGCCAGAGCACATTAAAACAGAGGAATGTCTtcatggagaaacacacacagccaacacCCCTAAGGaatccacacaaacacagagcaGCAATCTAGGGCCAACAACACAATGAGAGAGGGCTGTCGTAAGGAGTGTGTTGTATGTTACATTTTGTGTCTTTTTTTGTCCGCTTTTATCGCTGTGTTTTGACAGTGAGTCAGACAGCTTGGTGACCTTTCAGTACAATCACATCCAGTATTTCCTGTTTCCCATGcgtatacagatgtaggatcataatttgagccagtttgctacaacaTGAAAAATACTCCtgaagcaacaggaaatgtgaattattatcaTTAGGACCTGAATAAGAGCTGTGTAGTGCTGCATGTATCCGTATATCATATTTGTTCTAACAATGTTTCATTGAGGGTCCTAATAAAGTTatgaggtctctctccctctacggTATTTACAGTtccactgctgggtttttccataCTGACACCAACAATAAAAGTGGCCTGCATCCTTAGGGGTGTATGTGACTTGACAGGGGTGTGTGTGACTTGACAGGGGTGTGTGATGGAGGGGTGGCCTCTGTAAGCCTCTCTGCCAACCTCATATAAACCCAtgcacacccatccacacacacacacactccggccgagtacagaacacacacagagatggacTTTCTGAAAGGATCCGGGAAGCAGGTGGATGCAGTGATCGACAAAGCAGGTGAGAGAGAACAAGATGTCTGTTAGAAAAGTGGATAATGGTGTTTGTTTACTTGGTTGAATGATGGGGGGGGTCATTCATGATACGTTTAAACCCTAAAGCACAGCAAAATGTGGTTGTTATATGGACTACTGTATAGTTCGGCTTTCATTTAGTATTCATTTTTGTGTTATCAGCCTTCAAAATGTTCAAACTGGGCTTTGGCATTTTAAACGGCGCTGCAGTTGATGAGTCAACATTCTTAAACCAAATATGTTCATTTTTGAAAAACGTTTTGCTCTGTACTTTTTGGCGCTGCTCATACTTCTAAAATGAGTTATTTAGGTTTGTCTAGATTTCAAAGTAGAGGAGCTCATTTCTACCAGAAATCGAAAAAATCTGCAAAGATTCTGTGGCATCACGTCATGAAAGGGAGCTTGTATCAGCAAGAACTAACAAGACATAACAAGAGGAAATTCCACCAATTATCTGGTCATGTGGAGGCAGAAGATGCATGTTTGAcagcccccactctctctccctctgtctagctgttgtggtgaaggagaaggtGGGAGAGATGATCGGAGGAGGAGCTAAGGAGGAGAAGAAAGACGAAGGTGATCTGTCTATTCTGGGTTACCATGGACACTAAATCACAGACATTTCACATCGCCTGTAACATGCTACCTACAGACAATACACACTATCCACACAcaatacctacacacacacacacacacacacacacacacaatacacactaccACACAATGTACACAACACACTACAAACCAATTCAGTTTCTCCCCCCTCGTAGAGTAACAAATCACTTCTGCTCTTTTCGTTGCCTTTATCTGCATTCAGTCCGTTGCAGCCTGCTTAACGTGACACCGCTGTAGGAGATATAACGGTAGTGTGTTGCAGCCTGCTTAACGGGACACCGCTGTAGGAGATATAACGGTAGTGGGTTGCAGCCTGCTTAACGGGACACCGCTGTAGGAGATATAACGGTAGTGCGTTGCAGCCTGCTTAACGTGACACCGCTGTAGGAGATAACGGTAGTGTGTTGCAGCCTGCTTAACGTGACACCGCTGTAGGAGATATAACGGTAGTGTGTTGCAGCCTGCTTAACGGGACACCGCTGTAGGAGATATAACGGTAGTGTGTTGCAGCCTGCTTAACGTGACACCGCTGTAGGAGATATAACGGTAGTGAGTTGCAGCCTGCTTAACGTGACACCGCTGTAGGAGATAACGGTAGTGTGTTGCAGCCTGCTTAACGTGACACCGCTGTAGGAGATGTAACGGTAGTGTGTTGCAGCCTGCTTAACGTGACACCGCTGTAGGAGATGTAACGGTAGTGGGTTGCAGCCTGCTTAACGGGACACCGCTGTAGGAGATGTAACGGTAGTGTGTTGCAGCCTGCTTAACGTGACACCGCTGTAGGAGATGTAACGGTAGTGTGTTGCAGCCTGCTTAACGTGACACCGCTGTAGGAGATATAACGGTAGTGTGTTGCAGCCTGCTTAACGGGACACCGCTGTAGGAGATGTAACGGTAGTGTGTTGCAGCCTGCTTAACGTGACACCGCTGTAGGAGATATAACGGTAGTGTGTTGCAGCCTGCTTAACGGGACACCGCTGTAGGAGATGTAACGGTAGTGTGTTGCAGCCTGCTTAACGTGACACCGCTGTAGGAGATATAACGGTAGTGTGTTGCAGCCTGCTTAACGTGACACCGCTGTAGGAGATATAACGGTAGTGTGTTGCAGCCTGCTTAACGTGACACTGCTGTAGGAGATGTAACGGTAGTGTGTTGCAGCCTGCTTAACGTGACACCGCTGTAGAGGATATAACGGTAGTGTGTTGCAGTCATGTCTTTGTATGTACAGTATTGTTGAAATGGTGTCTGATGTTGTGGTTGTTCCTCCAGGTAGGTATGGTGTCTGATGGTGTATTGGTGGCAtggtgtcatgttgtggtgtCTGGTATTGGTGCATGGTGTCTGATGTTGTGGTTGTTCCTCCAGGTATTGGTGGCTCATGGTGTCTGATGTTGGGTTGTTTGTATTGGTGGCATGGTGTCTGATGTTGTGATTGTTCCTCCAGGTATTGGTGGCGTGGTGTCTGATGTTGTGGTTGTTCCTCCAGGTATTGGTGGCATGGTGTCTGATGTTGTGGTTGTTCCTCCAGGTATTGGTGGCATGGTGTCTGATGTTGTGATTGTTCCTCCAGGTATTGGTGGCATGGTGTCTGATGTTGTGGTTGTTCCTCCAGGTATTGGTGGCATGGTGTCTGATGCAGTGAAAGGGGCTGCAGCAGATGCTGCCATGGACAATGCTGCAGACAAAGCCATGTCTTTTGGAAAGAGCCTTTTCAACTGAATCCCCAACCCTGGACTGTACAGTCTCAACCCCGGACCTTCCTTCCCATCAACCAATCCCGTCTTTATACCATCACTGAGATCTGTATAACGTGTATAGGATGTCATAAACATGAATAAAACACCAATCTTTCAAcactagtctgtctgtctgcatgtcacATACTGCACTTACACATTAGTTCTCACAATTTTATTGGTTTTCAACAAAAAAAAGGCAATACAAATTTCCCCAAGCAATTTCCGTGCAAGGGTTTGGACGGCTTTTTGGAGAAGGAGAACGCTTGTTCCcatgatcctctcctcctctctctctcatggcggAGCGGAGGGTTTGGGGGAGGGTCAGATTGGACAAGATAGGAGCAGAAGGTGGGGGGACTGATATAGTGGAGACCAAACCCAGTAGAACCCTGTGTTCCTCGGCACAACCCTGatccctgacctctaaccctgacctctaaccccgcTGCGAGGAGAACTGAGGAACACATATATCACCATTCCCTGACATAAAGTTAGAGTTTAAAACTATCTCTTTCTTTAAATAAAGTATATGTCCGGAGTTAACATTAAATGGATTTCAGTATGTGTGTCTTTTCAGTACAGAGCTCCGTCAGAGCTAAGGCAACTTCATTGTTGTGGTCTGAAACCATGGCAACACAAGGGTCAAACAAGACAAAATGGCCAAAAGGGAACTCTTATAGGAGGGGGCCTTAAAGCTTCCTGCTACAATCTGCTTCTTTCACAAACTGAACGACAATAGTGAAACATCCAGGACGACACAGGAATACTGAGTTACCCACGTGATACAGGGAGATGTGGCGAGGTCATGGGACACAGAACACAGtacgtgtcagtgtgtgtgtgtataaacggGAGGCGGGGGTCTCTAATGGAAACACTGGTATGTACTGAAGGCTGATTGGAAAATGGGGAAACAGGGTGAACCAATAGCAGGGTGGTGTGGGAGTGGTCTGGCTGTGACAAGGTGATCATGTGACTGTGATGCCGGCCTCGTTGTAGACCTTGAACACCTTCTCGATGGCGTTGACATACGCAGCCGTCCGCAGGTCCAGACCCAGGTTGTACTTACTGGCCGTACGCATGATTTGCTGCAGGGGGACAAAACACACTACAATTACACACCAGACCGGGTCACACTGGcaaaacagacacagacaagcacacagtGGTAGTGTGGTTGAGAGGTGCCCCAGGTCAGCAAAATGCAATTATAGGTTCTGTATGGTCTGACACACCTGCTCTAACTTTGCacgtacacacagagacatacacactccctctctctctctcttaccctggCAGACCTCTCCATGGTGTAGGCCAGCCCAGAGTGGACAATGTCCTTCTCAGAAGCTCCCTGTAGAGGAGAGATGTTATCAAACTGGCCTGGATGTATCCCCCACATGGGTTTACATGTGTACAGATATAACCCCCGTatgcatacatgtgtgtgtgtgtgcatatgggtgtgtgtgtgtgtatatatgggtgtgtatgtgtgtgtgtgtgtatatgggtgtgtgtatatgggtgtgtgtgtatgtgtatatgggtgtgtgtgtgtgtgtgtgtgtgtgtgtgtgtatatgtatatgggtgtgtatgtgtgtgtgtatatatatgggtgtgtatgtgtgtgtatatatatatgggtgtgtgtgtctatatgtatatgggtgtgtgtgtgtatatgtatatgggtgtgtgtgtgtatatgtatatgggtgtgtgtgtgtgtgtgtgtgtgtgtgtgtgtgtgtgtgtgtgtgtgtgtgtgtgtgtgtgtgtgtgtgtgtgtatatgggtgtgtgtgtgtgtgtgtgtatatgtatatgggtgtgtgtgtgtgtgtgtatatgtatatgggtgtgtgtgtgtgtgtgtgtgtgtgtgtatatgtgtgtgtgtgtatatgggtgtgtgtgtgtgtatgtgtatatgggtgtgtgtgtgtgtgtatgtatatgggtgtgtgtgtatgtatatgggtgtgtgtgtgtatgtatatatgtgtgtgtgtatgtatatgggtgtgtgtgtgtatgtatatatgtgtgtatgtatatgggtgtgtatgtgtgtatgtatatgggtgtgtatgtgtgtatgtatatgggtgtgtatgtgtgtatatgtatatgggtgtgtgtgtctatatgtatatgggtgtgtgtgtgtatgtgcgtgtgtatgtgtgtgtgtatgtatatgggtgtgtgtgtgtgtatgtatatgggtgtgtgtgtgtgtatgtatatgggtgtgtatgtatatgggtgtgtgtgtgtgtatgtatatggtgtgtgtgtgtgtatgtatatgggtgtgtgtgtgtgtgtatgtatatgggtgtgtgtgtgtgtgtatgtatatgggtgtgtgtgtgtgtgtatgtatatggtgtgtgtgtgtgtgtatgtatatgggtgtgtgtgtgtgtatgtatatgggtgtgtgtgtgtgtgtatgtatatgggtgtgtgtgtgtgtgtatgtatgggtgtgggtgtgtgtgtgtgtgtacatgtatatggtgtgtatgtgtgtgtgcatgtatatgggtgtgtgtgtgtgcatgtatatgggtgtgtgtgtgtgcatgtatatgggtgtgtgtgtatgtatatgggtgtgtgtgtatgtatatgggggtgtgtgtgtgtgtatgtgtgtgtatgtgtgtatgtgtgtatgtgtgtatatgtgtgtgtgtatgtatatgggtgtgtgtgtatgtatatgggtgtgtgtgtatgtatatgggtgtgtgtgtatgtatatgtgtgtgtgtgtatgtatatgtgtgtgtgtgtatgtatatgtgtgtgtatgtgtgtgtatgtgtgtatgtatatgggtgtgtatgtgtgtgtatgtgtgtatgtatatgggtgtgtatgtgtgtgtatgtgtgtatgtatatgggtgtgtatgtgtgtgtatgtgtgtatgtatatgggtgtgtgtgtatgtatatgggtgtgtgtgtatgtatatgggtgtgtatgtgtgtgtatgtgtgtatgtatatgggtgtgtatgtgtgtgtgtatgtatgtatgtatgtatgtatgcatgtatgtatgtatgtatgtgtgtgtgtatgtatgtgtgtgtatgtatatgggtgtgtgtgtatgtatatgggtgtgtgtgtatgtatatgggtgtgtgtgtatgtatatgggtgtgtgtgtatgtatatgggtgtgtgtgtatgtatatgggtgtgtgtgtatgtatatgggtgtgtgtgtatgtatgtatgtatgtatgtatgtatgtatgtgtgtatgtgtgtatgcgtgtatgtatatgggtgtgtatgtgtgtgtgtgtgtgtgtgtgtgtatgtgtatgtgtgtgtgtgtgtatgtgtgtgtgtgtgtatgtatatgggtgtgtatatgggtgtgtgtatgtgtgtgtgtgtactcacagcgACTCTGGCCTGGAAGTCAGCGGTGGGGACAACAGGGATCGGTCCTCCCTGCTTTCCAAACTTCCTCTCCAAACTCTCCTGAACAGACACtgcgagagcgagagaaagagtacTTGATGGTAAGTTACAGAAGCATGGTGTTATAGCGGGAGACTgaaaggttagaggtcaggggtcaggactTACTGAGGAGGTGGTAGTTGGAGTCTCTCTCGTATTTGAAGGTGAGTCTTCCATAGCTGACGTGGTTCAGGTTCTTCAGCCACTCAAAGTAGGACACTGTCACACCACCTGCATTCAGGTACATGTCctgagggagaaacagacagaacgGTCAGATATCTCTGTCTGGGACTGTTGAGTGTGTCCTGTTAATGAGAGAACTCAACCCAGCATACATGCCCACACACAGTGTGGCCGGCCCTCACTTGCCTGAAATAAGCACATTTTTATAATAAGCACACAGCCCAATTTGTTTTGCTTGTGTTGGGGCTGGTGTGGGCTAGGCCGcgttgggctggtgtgggctaggccgcgttgggctggtgtgggctaggccgcgttgggctggtgtgggctaggccgcgttgggctggtgtgggctaggccgcgttgggctggtgtgggctaggCCGCGTTGGGCTGGTGGGCTAGGCCGcgttgggctggtgtgggctaggccgcgttgggctggtgtgggctaggccgcgttgggctggtgtgggctaggCCGCGTTGGGCTGGTGGGCTAGGCCGTGTTGGGCTGGGCCGTGttggcttggtgtgggctaggcCGTGttggcttggtgtgggctaggcCGTGttggcttggtgtgggctaggcCGTGttggcttggtgtgggctagacCGTGttggcttggtgtgggctagacCGTGTTGGGCTGGGCCCTGttggcttggtgtgggctaggcCGTGTTGGGCTGGTGTGAGTTAGTCTGTGttggcttggtgtgggctaggcCGTGttggcttggtgtgggctaggcCGTGttggcttggtgtgggctaggcCGTGttggcttggtgtgggctaggcCGTGttggcttggtgtgggctaggcCGTGttggcttggtgtgggctaggcCGTGttggcttggtgtgggctaggcCGTGttggcttggtgtgggctaggcCGTGttggcttggtgtgggctaggcCGTGttggcttggtgtgggctaggcCGTGttggcttggtgtgggctagacCGTGttggcttggtgtgggctagacCGTGTTGGGCTGGGCCCTGttggcttggtgtgggctaggcCGTGttggcttggtgtgggctagcccgtgCCCACCTTGCCCACCAAATACCCACATGGGGCCATGTTTGCTGGATAGATACTGTGAATGCGTGTATGACTGCCTTAACATgcaattttgtgtgtgtgtgtgtgcgcgtgtgtatatgtgtgtgtgcgcgtgtgtatatgtgtgtgtgcgcgtgtgtatatgtgtgtgtgtgcgcgtgtatatgtgtgtgtgcgcgtgtatatgtgtgtgtgcgcgcgtgtatatgtgtgtgtgcgcgtgtgcgtgtgcgtgtgcgtgtgcgtgtgcgtgtgtgtgtgtgtgtgtgtatatgtgtgtatatgtgtgtgtgtgtgtgtgtgtgtgtgtgtgtgtatatatgtgtgtatatatgtgtgtatatgtgtgtatatatgtgtgtatatatgtgtgtatatatgtgtgtatatatgtgtgtatatatgtgtgtatatatgtgtgtatatgtgtgtatatgtgtgtgtgtgcacgcctcTTCTTACAGGGATGACCATGACATTGTTCTCCAGGAAGATCTTGTCAGCATCAGGGGTGGTGGGGCCGTTGGCTCCCTCAGCAATGATCTGGAACaaacaacaataaacaacaacaataaacaacaaTGACAACAGGGCATTGTGGATAGTGTAGTTTAGATGGGGTATTGTACCTTGGCCTTGATCCTGTGGGCGTTGTTTCGTGTGAGCTGCTTCTCGCTGGCGGCAGGGATCAGGATGTGACACTGAGCTTCCAGAAG encodes:
- the LOC118373710 gene encoding uncharacterized protein LOC118373710 isoform X3: MDFLKGSGKQVDAVIDKAAVVVKEKVGEMIGGGAKEEKKDEGIGGMVSDVVVVPPGIGGMVSDAVKGAAADAAMDNAADKAMSFGKSLFN